In the genome of Epinephelus lanceolatus isolate andai-2023 chromosome 18, ASM4190304v1, whole genome shotgun sequence, one region contains:
- the LOC117269063 gene encoding putative C-type lectin domain family 20 member A isoform X1 codes for MENMMRNTCALVLLLLLPAVCEGQLRAQDFIHQSQSMSWKEAQAHCRVHYTDLVTIAGKIENQNFVNTQGWIGLYRDNSTSLWKWSRSDEIANFTIWDSNEPKADENCAFKYPSTEKWESDKCSSKHTFLCFNERLVLVKERKTWEQALQHCRALEAVNSNQPATDYQNHRYDLATLHSPDDHKYAREKAKYAPTNEVWTGLRYLAGQWVWVGGERVQYLGMKSCPTLRFCGTLPKNITKIYNIRDCSQKRSFLCYRKP; via the exons ATGGAAAACATGATGAGGAACACCTGCGCTCTcgtcctcctgctgctgcttcctgctgtgtgtgagggACAGCTGAGAGCTCAGGACTTCATACATCAGTCACAATCAATGTCCTGGAAAGAGGCTCAGGCCCACTGCAGGGTGCATTACACTGACCTGGTCACCATCGCTGGGAAAATTGAGAATCAGAACTTCGTCAACACCCAGGGATGGATCGGTTTGTACCGAGACAATTCAACCTCTCTGTGGAAATGGTCCAGAAGTGACGAGATAGCCAACTTCACCATCTGGGACAGTA ATGAACCCAAAGCTGATGAGAACTGTGCTTTTAAGTACCCAAGCACAGAGAAATGGGAGAGCGATAAATGTAGCAGCAAGCACACTTTCTTGTGTTTCAACGAGAGGCTGGTTCTGGTGAAGGAGAGGAAGACGTGGGAGCAGGCTTTACAGCACTGCAGGGCTCTGGAGGCGGTCAACTCCAACCAGCCGGCCACTGATTACCAGAACCACCGCTATGACCTGGCCACCCTGCACAGTCCAGATGACCACAAGTATGCAAGGGAGAAGGCCAAGTATGCCCCCACTAATGAG GTGTGGACGGGCCTGCGTTACCTGGCTGGTCAGTGGGTGTGGGTGGGCGGAGAACGAGTGCAGTACCTGGGTATGAAAAGTTGTCCAACCCTCAGGTTTTGTGGCACCCTCCCAAAGAACATCACCAAGATATACAACATACGAGACTGCAGTCAGAAAAGGAGCTTCCTCTGTTACAGGAAGCCTTGA
- the LOC117269063 gene encoding uncharacterized protein LOC117269063 isoform X2: MTNVLMAVNKAAVLNTSKEAGWGGGWVTETRTFTCLDPCEPEVILRYFLLADEPKADENCAFKYPSTEKWESDKCSSKHTFLCFNERLVLVKERKTWEQALQHCRALEAVNSNQPATDYQNHRYDLATLHSPDDHKYAREKAKYAPTNEVWTGLRYLAGQWVWVGGERVQYLGMKSCPTLRFCGTLPKNITKIYNIRDCSQKRSFLCYRKP; this comes from the exons atgaccaatgtgctgatggcagtaaacaaggCAGCAGTCCTGAACACGtctaaggaggcaggttggggtggcgGATGGGTTACAGAAACACGAACTTTCACATGTTTGGATCCGTGTGAGCCtgaagtcattttaag ATATTTTCTTCTTGCAGATGAACCCAAAGCTGATGAGAACTGTGCTTTTAAGTACCCAAGCACAGAGAAATGGGAGAGCGATAAATGTAGCAGCAAGCACACTTTCTTGTGTTTCAACGAGAGGCTGGTTCTGGTGAAGGAGAGGAAGACGTGGGAGCAGGCTTTACAGCACTGCAGGGCTCTGGAGGCGGTCAACTCCAACCAGCCGGCCACTGATTACCAGAACCACCGCTATGACCTGGCCACCCTGCACAGTCCAGATGACCACAAGTATGCAAGGGAGAAGGCCAAGTATGCCCCCACTAATGAG GTGTGGACGGGCCTGCGTTACCTGGCTGGTCAGTGGGTGTGGGTGGGCGGAGAACGAGTGCAGTACCTGGGTATGAAAAGTTGTCCAACCCTCAGGTTTTGTGGCACCCTCCCAAAGAACATCACCAAGATATACAACATACGAGACTGCAGTCAGAAAAGGAGCTTCCTCTGTTACAGGAAGCCTTGA
- the coa3b gene encoding cytochrome C oxidase assembly factor 3b gives MADRGAEGSGKPALTAAQRQLLRRRQELDSWRRNASRLRSRNLLTGLGIGAFVVAMFSYTILSVKQERIMEELDDEAKINIIRGPRTGANS, from the exons ATGGCGGACAGAGGAGCAGAAGGATCCGGTAAACCCGCACTGACAGCGGCTCAGAGGCAGCTGCTCCGCCGCCGACAGGAGCTCGACTCCTGGAGGAGAAACGCGTCGCGGCTGCGCAGTAGGAACCTGCTGACGGGACTGGGCATCGGAGCGTTTGTGGTCGCGATGT TCAGCTACACCATCCTGTCCGTCAAGCAGGAGAGAATCATGGAGGAGCTGGACGACGAAGCCAAGATCAACATCATCAGAGGGCCGAGGACCGGCGCCAACTCCTGA